The Candidatus Cloacimonadota bacterium sequence ACTTAGGCTCGGTCAGTACAGATATGCATGATGCACCTGCGGATTCGTATTCTCCGGCTATCTTCTCGAAGGGGTATTCCGTAACGATCCTGCCTTTAGACGGCGAAGCCTGTTTGCATTCGCAGATGAACGATATGCCGTCTCCTGTCAGTGCCTTCTCGAAGGGGAATCCGGTATCGCATTCCATCGAGGACGCCGAATCCCGCATTTCCCGGAATGAAAAACGGCCCTTCGATTCTGCGACGCGGACCCTGGCATAATCGGCAATGGTCTGCAGGATATCCGTCATTTCCGCTCACCTGTTCGAGGCTTTTACAAATTCGTCCAATTTGGACGCTGCCGCGCCCTCGTCTATCATCTCTGCCGCGAGATCCATCCCTTGGCCGATGTCCACAGCTTTCCCGGCGATATACAACGCCGAGCCCGCATTCATCAGCACGGCGTTGCGACGGGCCCCCCTCTCACCGTTCAGTATCGAACGAGTGACGGCCGCGTTCTGGGCAGGCGTGCCTCCGGCGAGGTCTTCCCGTTTTCCCATCGGAATGCCGAATTCATCGGGCGACATCTCGAAAGACCTATAATATCCGTTTTTTATCTCGCATACCGTGGTCGGGGCGCCGACGGATATCTCGTCCAGCTTGTCTTGTCCGTACACTACCATCCCATGTTCAACACCGAGTTTCATCAGAACCTTGGCCAAAGGTTCAACCAGCGATTCGCTGTAAACTCCCAGCAGCTGCATGGACGGAGACGCCGGATTGGTCAGAGGGCCGAGGATGTTGAACACGGTACGGAATCCCAGCTCCTTTCTTATCGAACCGACATACTTCATCGATGTGTGATATTTCTGTGCGAAGATGAAACAAATCCCGATATCTTCGAGCAGTTCGACGCATTTCTGCGACGATAGGTCGATATTCACGCCCAACGCTTCCAGGCAATCTGCCGTTCCGCATCTCGACGAGGCCGCGCGGTTGCCGTGTTTTGCGATCTTGACGCCCGCCGCTGCGGCGACAAGTGCCGAAGTCGTCGAGATGTTGAAACT is a genomic window containing:
- the trpD gene encoding anthranilate phosphoribosyltransferase, with translation SFNISTTSALVAAAAGVKIAKHGNRAASSRCGTADCLEALGVNIDLSSQKCVELLEDIGICFIFAQKYHTSMKYVGSIRKELGFRTVFNILGPLTNPASPSMQLLGVYSESLVEPLAKVLMKLGVEHGMVVYGQDKLDEISVGAPTTVCEIKNGYYRSFEMSPDEFGIPMGKREDLAGGTPAQNAAVTRSILNGERGARRNAVLMNAGSALYIAGKAVDIGQGMDLAAEMIDEGAAASKLDEFVKASNR